In Vreelandella piezotolerans, one genomic interval encodes:
- the leuS gene encoding leucine--tRNA ligase gives MDAHYSPRDIERDAQQYWDKHQCFKAVEDANREKFYCLSMFPYPSGKLHMGHVRNYTIGDVVSRFQRMQGKNVMQPMGWDAFGMPAENAAIQNQVPPAKWTYQNIDYMRNQLKALGFAYDWSREFATCDTSYYRWEQWFFTKLVEKGLVYKKMSTVNWDPVDQTVLANEQVIDGCGWRSGAPVERKEIPLWFLKITDYADELLADLDNVEWPEQVKTMQRNWIGKSRGVELSFDIKAADGSACEPLAVYTTRPDTLMGVTYVAVAAGHPLAKQAAEQSSEIAAFCEECAKGGTSEAEMATKEKLGMTTGHKAIHPLSGEEVPVFVANFVLMEFGTGAVMAVPAHDQRDWEFATKYGVELKPVVADEQGNTPDISEGAYVEHGTLINSGEFDGLEFQAAFDAIAAKLAELGRGEVKTNYRLRDWGIARQRYWGAPIPVKYGPEGQTVPLSDDELPVALPMEVTVDASGSPLKKMPEFSELGDGWVRETDTFDTFMESSWYFARFCCADNHEAMLDERANYWLPVDLYIGGIEHAILHLLYARFFHKLLRDFGMVNSDEPFQQLLTQGMVIAETFYRIKENGGKEWFNPADVEVKRDEKGRPLSAVLMSDGQPVEMGGIEKMSKSKNNGVDPQSMIDKFGADTVRLFMMFAAPPEQSLEWSDSGVEGAHRFLKRIWRQVSEHLEAGTPGTLNVDALDDVQKALRRKTHETIKKASDDIGRRTTFNTAIAAVMELSNAVAKFEDTSELGLAVSREALEACVLLLAPITPHLCHTLWQQFGHEQPAIEAQWPDVDEAALTRDSIELVVQVNGKLRARLEAPASADKAAIEQLAMENDNVQRHLEGKTVRKVIVVPGKLVNIVVSG, from the coding sequence ATGGACGCACATTACAGCCCCCGTGATATCGAACGTGATGCTCAGCAGTACTGGGACAAGCACCAGTGCTTCAAAGCCGTAGAAGACGCCAACCGCGAAAAGTTCTACTGCCTATCCATGTTCCCCTACCCCAGCGGCAAGCTGCACATGGGCCACGTGCGTAATTACACTATCGGCGACGTTGTCTCACGTTTCCAGCGCATGCAGGGTAAAAATGTCATGCAGCCCATGGGCTGGGACGCGTTCGGAATGCCGGCGGAAAATGCCGCGATCCAAAATCAGGTGCCGCCTGCCAAGTGGACTTATCAGAACATCGATTACATGCGCAACCAGTTGAAGGCACTGGGGTTTGCCTACGACTGGAGCCGTGAATTCGCTACCTGCGACACCAGCTACTACCGCTGGGAGCAGTGGTTCTTCACCAAGCTGGTGGAGAAAGGGCTGGTCTACAAGAAGATGTCCACGGTGAACTGGGACCCGGTCGACCAAACCGTGCTAGCCAACGAACAGGTCATCGACGGCTGCGGCTGGCGTTCCGGCGCGCCGGTGGAGCGCAAAGAGATCCCGTTGTGGTTCCTGAAGATCACTGACTACGCCGATGAACTGCTGGCGGATTTGGATAACGTCGAGTGGCCCGAGCAGGTCAAAACCATGCAGCGCAACTGGATTGGTAAATCCCGTGGCGTCGAGCTGAGCTTCGATATCAAAGCCGCCGATGGTAGCGCCTGCGAGCCGCTGGCGGTATACACCACCCGCCCGGACACGCTGATGGGCGTGACCTACGTGGCCGTGGCCGCCGGGCACCCGCTGGCCAAACAGGCCGCCGAGCAGAGCAGCGAGATCGCGGCGTTCTGTGAAGAGTGCGCCAAAGGCGGCACCTCTGAAGCGGAAATGGCCACCAAAGAGAAGCTGGGCATGACCACGGGCCATAAAGCCATTCACCCGTTGAGTGGTGAAGAAGTGCCCGTCTTTGTGGCCAACTTCGTGCTCATGGAGTTTGGCACTGGCGCGGTCATGGCCGTGCCCGCACACGACCAGCGCGACTGGGAGTTTGCCACCAAGTACGGTGTCGAGCTGAAGCCGGTGGTCGCCGATGAGCAAGGCAACACGCCGGATATCTCCGAAGGCGCGTATGTCGAACACGGCACGCTGATCAATTCCGGCGAGTTCGACGGCCTGGAATTCCAAGCGGCGTTCGATGCCATTGCCGCCAAGCTGGCCGAACTGGGCCGTGGCGAAGTGAAAACCAACTACCGCCTGCGCGATTGGGGCATTGCCCGCCAGCGCTACTGGGGCGCGCCGATTCCGGTGAAGTACGGCCCGGAAGGCCAAACCGTACCGCTTTCCGATGACGAGCTGCCCGTCGCCCTGCCCATGGAAGTCACCGTGGATGCCTCCGGCTCGCCGCTGAAGAAGATGCCGGAGTTCTCCGAGCTGGGCGACGGCTGGGTGCGTGAAACCGACACCTTCGATACCTTCATGGAGTCCTCCTGGTACTTCGCCCGCTTCTGCTGTGCGGATAACCACGAGGCGATGCTGGACGAGCGCGCCAACTACTGGCTGCCGGTGGATCTCTACATTGGCGGTATCGAGCATGCCATTCTGCACCTGCTCTACGCCCGCTTCTTCCACAAGCTGCTGCGCGATTTCGGCATGGTCAATTCCGACGAGCCGTTCCAGCAGCTGCTCACCCAAGGCATGGTGATCGCCGAAACCTTCTACCGCATTAAAGAGAACGGCGGTAAAGAGTGGTTTAATCCCGCCGATGTGGAAGTGAAGCGCGACGAGAAAGGCCGCCCGCTGAGCGCCGTACTGATGAGCGACGGCCAGCCGGTGGAGATGGGCGGCATCGAGAAGATGTCCAAGTCGAAGAACAACGGCGTCGATCCGCAATCGATGATCGACAAGTTCGGTGCCGACACCGTGCGCCTGTTCATGATGTTCGCTGCACCGCCCGAGCAGTCGCTGGAGTGGTCGGACTCCGGTGTGGAAGGCGCGCATCGCTTCTTGAAGCGTATCTGGCGTCAGGTCAGCGAGCACTTGGAAGCGGGCACGCCGGGCACGCTGAACGTCGACGCGCTCGACGACGTCCAAAAAGCGCTACGCCGCAAGACCCACGAAACCATCAAGAAAGCCAGCGACGACATTGGCCGTCGCACCACGTTCAACACCGCCATTGCGGCCGTGATGGAGCTTTCCAACGCGGTGGCCAAGTTCGAGGATACCTCCGAGCTGGGGTTGGCGGTCAGCCGTGAAGCGCTAGAGGCCTGCGTCCTGCTGCTGGCCCCTATTACCCCGCACTTGTGCCACACGCTGTGGCAACAGTTCGGCCACGAACAGCCGGCCATCGAAGCCCAGTGGCCGGACGTCGACGAAGCCGCCCTGACCCGCGACAGCATCGAGCTGGTGGTACAGGTGAACGGTAAGCTTCGCGCCCGCCTGGAAGCTCCGGCCAGCGCTGATAAAGCCGCCATCGAGCAACTGGCGATGGAAAACGATAACGTCCAGCGCCATTTGGAAGGCAAAACGGTTCGTAAGGTGATCGTGGTGCCCGGCAAGCTGGTTAACATTGTGGTGAGTGGATGA
- a CDS encoding zinc ribbon-containing protein, with the protein MEKQNDHRLREGYERLLERMQDGANELTWDNLQKDLDDAVAFEAELEEYTKDELALLRAWVERDLKDMRYYMADTGKQVASWLGIDIDQLSRRVAESLLSIADRSIVERERFEDDLEAARADYCEGEMAAPGLMACTHCDAQVMLNEVARLEPCHQCGHRYFYRFPNKIIET; encoded by the coding sequence ATGGAAAAACAGAACGATCACCGCCTTCGCGAAGGCTACGAGCGCCTGTTGGAGCGCATGCAAGATGGCGCCAACGAGCTCACTTGGGACAACCTGCAAAAGGATTTGGACGACGCCGTTGCCTTCGAAGCCGAGCTGGAAGAGTACACCAAAGACGAGCTGGCCCTGCTACGCGCCTGGGTAGAGCGCGACCTGAAAGACATGCGCTACTACATGGCCGATACCGGCAAGCAGGTGGCAAGCTGGCTAGGGATCGATATCGACCAGCTCTCCCGCCGCGTGGCGGAATCGCTACTCTCGATTGCCGACCGCAGCATCGTCGAGCGCGAACGCTTCGAGGATGACCTGGAAGCCGCCCGCGCCGACTACTGCGAAGGCGAAATGGCCGCCCCTGGCTTGATGGCCTGCACCCACTGCGATGCCCAGGTAATGCTCAACGAGGTCGCCCGGCTGGAACCCTGCCACCAGTGCGGCCACCGCTACTTCTACCGCTTCCCCAATAAAATCATCGAAACCTGA
- a CDS encoding GTP pyrophosphokinase, which produces MPSLDFETEKTNFRDYYNENSGLLDGAKGSFITLVNSLIRSSSDIALSKIEGRVKDRDECVKKFSRKYRTDLESEGDEYQIIDHITDLIGLRVVCLYEDDIVKIKDLLCEHFDVIDITDKISQIENTENSFGYKGLHLDLKLNEQRRGLPEYSKFTDFQFEVQIRTIIQDSWSVIDHKIKYKKSIPNYLKRRINSLAALFEVADREFREIRNATEESIRAEDVPQEQITQETDQVESGEEAPRFTISPLNAFSFLKIAQHFFNGFEFESHKVDGFTEEIVSLKPDITRGKFNFYMRENISLVKRYKEFFEHEYPNDKLNPYTIIRHCLYNGNKEAFSKLLTNQSTETFEAWLAENG; this is translated from the coding sequence ATGCCATCTTTGGATTTTGAGACGGAAAAGACAAATTTCCGAGATTACTACAACGAAAATAGTGGGCTACTAGATGGAGCAAAGGGGTCATTCATCACTCTAGTGAATTCCTTAATCAGAAGCTCCAGCGATATTGCTTTGTCAAAAATTGAAGGCCGAGTAAAAGATAGGGACGAATGCGTAAAGAAATTCAGCAGAAAATATCGAACAGATCTTGAATCAGAAGGCGACGAATATCAGATTATAGATCACATCACCGACCTAATAGGCTTGCGGGTAGTTTGCCTCTATGAGGATGATATAGTCAAAATTAAAGATCTTTTGTGCGAGCATTTTGATGTTATTGATATAACTGACAAGATTTCACAGATTGAAAATACCGAAAACTCTTTCGGCTACAAGGGTCTCCATTTGGACCTGAAATTAAATGAACAAAGAAGGGGGCTTCCTGAATATTCGAAGTTCACAGATTTCCAGTTTGAAGTTCAAATACGGACGATAATACAGGACTCATGGAGCGTTATTGATCACAAGATTAAGTACAAAAAATCTATACCGAATTACCTTAAAAGACGAATTAACTCTCTAGCCGCGCTATTTGAGGTAGCAGATAGGGAGTTCAGAGAAATCCGAAATGCTACAGAAGAAAGTATAAGGGCAGAAGACGTACCTCAAGAACAAATCACTCAGGAAACCGATCAAGTTGAATCGGGTGAAGAAGCACCTAGGTTTACAATTTCCCCTTTAAACGCGTTCAGCTTTTTGAAGATAGCGCAGCACTTTTTTAACGGTTTTGAGTTCGAGTCCCATAAGGTGGACGGATTTACCGAAGAAATTGTGTCTCTGAAACCGGATATAACTCGCGGAAAATTCAATTTCTATATGCGAGAGAATATCTCGCTAGTAAAGCGATATAAGGAGTTTTTCGAACATGAGTACCCAAATGATAAGTTGAATCCTTATACAATTATTAGGCACTGCCTATATAACGGTAATAAGGAAGCGTTTTCTAAATTGCTAACCAACCAATCAACCGAAACGTTTGAAGCATGGCTGGCAGAAAATGGCTAA
- a CDS encoding IS5 family transposase, which produces MDQITFSEAEYQNKKRKTRRELFLERMDKLIPWTQLEKKIARYYPKGESGRPPYPLSAMLRVHCMQLFYNLSDPAMEDALYEIESMRQFAGLKLDRLPDETTILKFRHFLEHHGLGKVLFQEVNNHLEKNGLMLREGSIVDATIISAPSSTKNKKGERDPEMHQTKKGSSWHFGMKMHIGVDDKLGLIHSIETTAANVHDIVPADKLLHGEEQRVFGDAGYLGIQKRDEHKHRNDISWYIAKRPGTRKKLDARRQKVENIKASIRAKVEHPFRYIKQVFGYGKARYRGLAKNTQRLHLLAAFSNLLISEKYLWE; this is translated from the coding sequence ATGGATCAAATCACCTTCTCCGAAGCCGAGTACCAGAACAAGAAGAGAAAGACTCGCCGCGAACTCTTTCTGGAGCGGATGGACAAGCTGATCCCCTGGACGCAGCTGGAGAAGAAGATAGCCCGTTATTACCCCAAGGGCGAGAGCGGGCGGCCTCCGTATCCGTTGTCTGCCATGCTCCGCGTCCATTGCATGCAGTTGTTTTACAACCTGAGCGATCCGGCCATGGAAGACGCCCTCTACGAGATCGAGTCCATGCGCCAATTCGCCGGTTTGAAACTAGACCGATTGCCGGACGAAACCACGATTCTCAAGTTTCGCCATTTTCTGGAACATCACGGCCTTGGCAAGGTGCTGTTCCAGGAAGTGAACAACCACCTAGAGAAAAATGGCCTGATGCTGCGCGAAGGGAGCATTGTCGATGCCACTATCATCTCTGCGCCTAGTTCCACCAAAAACAAAAAAGGCGAGCGCGATCCGGAAATGCACCAGACTAAAAAAGGTAGCTCTTGGCACTTTGGCATGAAAATGCATATAGGTGTCGACGATAAGCTTGGGTTGATTCACAGCATCGAGACCACGGCTGCCAATGTCCATGACATTGTGCCTGCCGATAAGCTCCTTCACGGTGAAGAGCAACGCGTCTTCGGTGATGCCGGTTACCTGGGTATTCAAAAACGCGACGAGCACAAGCACCGCAACGATATCTCTTGGTATATTGCCAAACGGCCTGGCACACGCAAGAAGCTAGATGCCAGGCGACAGAAAGTCGAAAACATCAAAGCCAGTATCCGTGCCAAGGTGGAGCACCCCTTTCGGTACATCAAACAAGTTTTTGGTTATGGCAAGGCTCGCTATCGTGGACTGGCCAAAAACACTCAGCGCCTGCACTTGCTGGCGGCGTTCAGCAACCTGCTGATCAGTGAGAAATACCTATGGGAATAG
- a CDS encoding DUF3703 domain-containing protein: MKHTFSQRVAPYVEVELTNAKRARSAGDTQQEFSHLERAHVLGQESTYWHVKVHLMMLAWAIRNRSFRETLGQAFRIVGAATKTVFGLVPQGNTGGANVSPFKKMPIAPELATLIQKAKSGV, from the coding sequence ATGAAACATACTTTTTCACAGCGAGTGGCACCCTACGTCGAGGTTGAGCTGACGAATGCCAAGCGGGCAAGGTCAGCGGGTGATACCCAGCAGGAATTTTCCCATCTCGAACGGGCGCATGTGCTTGGGCAGGAATCAACGTATTGGCACGTTAAGGTCCATTTGATGATGCTGGCATGGGCAATTCGTAATCGTTCATTTCGAGAAACGCTAGGTCAGGCTTTTCGGATTGTTGGTGCTGCGACGAAAACTGTATTTGGGTTGGTGCCACAAGGCAATACGGGTGGTGCCAATGTGAGCCCGTTCAAGAAGATGCCAATTGCACCGGAGTTGGCTACTTTGATTCAAAAGGCCAAGTCCGGTGTATAA
- a CDS encoding type II toxin-antitoxin system Phd/YefM family antitoxin: MKVELVTNLKRQATKILADLHLSKEPVLITEHGQPSAYLVDVQDYEFMQRRLELLEGLSRGERAVLEGRTYSQSEAREKMSKWLK, from the coding sequence ATGAAAGTCGAGCTTGTTACGAACCTCAAGCGCCAAGCCACAAAAATTCTGGCCGATCTGCACCTGTCTAAAGAACCGGTACTGATCACGGAGCATGGCCAGCCATCCGCATACCTTGTCGATGTGCAGGATTACGAGTTTATGCAGCGCCGGCTTGAGCTGCTTGAGGGGCTCTCACGGGGAGAGCGTGCTGTACTTGAGGGAAGAACGTACAGCCAAAGTGAGGCTAGGGAGAAAATGAGTAAATGGCTGAAGTAA
- a CDS encoding type II toxin-antitoxin system RelE/ParE family toxin, with translation MAEVIWTEPALQELDAIAEYIALDNPAAASHLVKEVFDKTERLADFPQSGRIPPELPNSVYREVVVPPCRIFYREDGQRVLVLYVMREERQLRAYMLGNS, from the coding sequence ATGGCTGAAGTAATCTGGACGGAGCCTGCCCTTCAAGAACTGGATGCCATCGCTGAGTACATCGCTCTGGATAATCCTGCTGCCGCAAGTCATCTGGTTAAAGAAGTTTTCGATAAGACCGAGCGCTTGGCAGATTTTCCCCAATCCGGACGGATTCCTCCAGAGCTCCCTAATTCGGTATACAGGGAGGTAGTGGTTCCACCATGTCGCATTTTTTATCGTGAGGATGGGCAGCGGGTTCTCGTTCTCTATGTCATGCGAGAGGAGCGGCAGCTTCGGGCGTACATGCTTGGGAACAGCTAA
- a CDS encoding 5'-nucleotidase codes for MGTANQARHSDAFVSALLRQSHRCASALNIALFLSGHKPDVETAIGSGPPAGQVLDSMFDDDEDDQTLRIAFDFDGVLAGDESESVMQASGLTAFHDHEVKNVMQPHHPGPLKEFLVRISRIQSAEEAYKQQHPEYENRIRVSIVTARNAPSHERALKTLKSWGVMANDAFFLGGIEKGRVLGVLKPHIFFDDQSGHLQSASAVVPSVHIPFGVTNQPKAKADELSAGS; via the coding sequence TTGGGAACAGCTAACCAGGCGCGTCACTCGGATGCCTTTGTCTCCGCTTTGCTACGTCAAAGTCACCGGTGCGCTTCGGCGTTGAACATTGCGCTATTTTTGTCTGGCCACAAGCCGGACGTGGAGACCGCCATTGGCAGCGGCCCCCCGGCGGGGCAGGTGCTGGATTCCATGTTTGACGACGATGAAGACGACCAGACACTACGCATCGCTTTTGACTTCGATGGCGTGCTGGCGGGCGACGAATCCGAGTCGGTCATGCAGGCATCAGGACTCACGGCCTTCCATGATCATGAAGTCAAGAACGTGATGCAGCCGCATCACCCTGGGCCACTGAAAGAGTTCCTGGTACGCATTTCAAGAATCCAGTCGGCGGAAGAAGCGTACAAACAGCAGCACCCGGAGTATGAAAACCGTATACGCGTATCGATTGTCACGGCCCGCAATGCGCCTTCCCATGAACGCGCCTTGAAAACGCTGAAAAGCTGGGGTGTCATGGCCAACGATGCGTTTTTCCTCGGCGGAATCGAGAAGGGCAGAGTGCTGGGTGTGTTGAAGCCGCACATCTTCTTCGATGATCAGTCTGGCCATTTGCAGTCTGCCAGTGCGGTGGTGCCTTCTGTTCATATTCCGTTTGGTGTCACCAACCAGCCCAAGGCGAAGGCAGATGAGCTTTCTGCCGGGAGCTGA
- a CDS encoding GNAT family N-acetyltransferase, which produces MNGITLRTAHYNELGALVDIDDDAGQLFVRAGLDIDIEQGHPFVVSEQQRWAFAIERGLALVAADTVNRPVGFMILGVVDGVPYLDQLSVRTDHMQQGIGSMLIHHAITWSDHSPLWLTTYAHLPWNKPFYEKHGFVRLPEEECGPTLYAILREQRATLPDPMQRIAMVRRCP; this is translated from the coding sequence ATGAACGGAATAACGCTGCGTACAGCGCATTATAATGAGTTGGGGGCGTTGGTAGACATCGACGATGATGCGGGCCAGCTGTTCGTTCGTGCTGGGCTCGACATCGATATCGAGCAGGGGCATCCTTTTGTCGTATCGGAACAGCAGCGATGGGCTTTTGCCATTGAACGCGGGCTCGCCCTGGTGGCCGCTGACACTGTCAATAGGCCTGTCGGCTTTATGATCCTCGGTGTCGTTGATGGAGTGCCTTATCTGGATCAGCTTTCCGTGCGCACGGACCACATGCAGCAAGGAATAGGTAGCATGCTGATTCATCATGCTATTACTTGGAGCGATCATAGCCCCCTCTGGCTTACCACCTATGCGCATTTACCATGGAATAAGCCCTTCTACGAGAAGCATGGTTTTGTGAGGCTTCCGGAAGAAGAGTGTGGCCCAACGCTTTACGCTATCTTGCGAGAACAGCGGGCAACGCTTCCCGACCCGATGCAGCGGATTGCCATGGTGCGCCGTTGCCCGTAG
- a CDS encoding thiol-disulfide oxidoreductase DCC family protein, which translates to MEHRYIVIFDGVCNFCSGAVKFIIKRDPQGVFAFTPMQSELAQELTERFNVPDVGADTLVLIKQGECFVLSDAALEIARDLKGPWRFCYVFKVVPRPIRDAAYKLFARHRYRLFGKKNACMVPSAEVKSRFLGIDS; encoded by the coding sequence ATGGAACATCGATATATCGTCATTTTCGATGGTGTGTGCAACTTCTGCAGCGGTGCTGTGAAGTTCATCATCAAGCGAGATCCACAGGGCGTTTTTGCCTTCACCCCGATGCAGAGTGAGTTGGCCCAGGAGCTGACGGAGCGCTTCAACGTCCCCGATGTGGGCGCGGATACTTTGGTGCTCATTAAGCAGGGTGAATGTTTCGTTCTTTCCGATGCGGCCCTTGAGATCGCCAGAGATCTGAAAGGGCCGTGGCGGTTCTGTTATGTATTCAAGGTTGTGCCAAGGCCGATCAGGGATGCGGCTTACAAACTATTCGCGCGGCATCGCTATCGGCTCTTTGGTAAGAAAAATGCCTGTATGGTGCCGTCAGCAGAAGTGAAGTCGCGTTTTTTGGGTATCGATAGCTAA
- a CDS encoding LysR family transcriptional regulator translates to MDTQSLQAFLAVAETQSFSRAAEQLHLTQPAVSKRIATLEDLLGTRLFDRIGRRIALTEAGNVLLPKAQRILFTVEDSRRALANLSGQVGGKLTLATSHHIGLHRLPPLLKQYTQHHPEVALDLHFVDSELAYQGVLDGTLEMAIVTLAPHPVEQLHVVELWRDRLCVVCASDHPLAQRSRVNGKPLSLAELCEVNCVLPGAKTFTRTLIERRFEEAGLTLPVSMSTNYLETLKMMCSVGLGWSLLPEKMIDSELVALPVDTAPIHRPLGYLVHTNRTLSNAARKMIEELEHSRQHAND, encoded by the coding sequence GTGGATACCCAAAGCCTGCAAGCCTTTCTCGCCGTGGCGGAGACCCAGAGCTTCTCCCGCGCCGCCGAACAGCTCCACCTCACTCAGCCTGCGGTCAGCAAGCGCATCGCCACGCTGGAAGACCTGCTCGGCACTCGGCTTTTCGACCGCATTGGACGGCGCATCGCGCTCACCGAAGCGGGCAACGTGCTGCTGCCCAAGGCCCAGCGCATTCTGTTTACCGTGGAAGACAGCCGCCGTGCGCTGGCGAATCTCTCTGGCCAAGTGGGCGGCAAACTGACGCTCGCCACCAGCCACCACATTGGCCTGCACCGCCTGCCGCCGTTGTTGAAGCAGTACACGCAGCATCACCCGGAAGTGGCGCTCGATTTACACTTCGTGGACTCCGAACTGGCCTATCAGGGCGTGCTGGACGGCACGCTGGAAATGGCCATCGTCACCCTCGCCCCCCATCCTGTCGAACAGCTTCACGTCGTGGAGCTATGGCGCGACCGCCTGTGCGTCGTGTGCGCCAGCGACCATCCGCTTGCCCAGCGCAGTCGCGTGAACGGTAAACCACTGAGCCTGGCCGAGCTATGTGAGGTGAACTGCGTTTTGCCGGGGGCTAAAACCTTTACCCGAACGCTGATCGAACGGCGCTTCGAAGAAGCAGGCTTGACCCTGCCGGTGAGCATGTCCACCAACTATTTGGAAACGCTCAAGATGATGTGCAGCGTCGGACTTGGCTGGAGCCTGCTGCCGGAAAAAATGATCGACAGCGAGCTGGTGGCGCTACCGGTAGACACCGCGCCCATTCACCGCCCGCTCGGCTATTTGGTGCACACCAACCGCACCCTTTCCAATGCCGCGCGTAAAATGATCGAAGAGCTGGAGCACAGCCGCCAACATGCTAACGACTAG